The Sulfuricystis thermophila genome segment GATCACCTGGCGCCAGATGCCGCGCCCACGATAGCCGTCGGTGATCTGCTCGCCGCCGTCGATCGAGACGAGGATGTTGGAGAGCTTTGCCAATACCCAGTCCGGCAGGCCGTCGAGCAGCGTGCCGTTGGTCTGCAGCTGATAGCGGAATTCGGGAAAACGTCGCATCACGTCTTCCATCATGCGACGGTTCAAGGTCGGCTCGCCGCCATAGAAGGTGACGTAGATTTCCTTGCCCTCGAGATGCGTATCGATGAAGCGGGAGAGCTGATCGATGTCGTATTTGAGCTCGGTCTGCGAGCCGAGCACGTCGCCGACACCGAGCGAGCAGTAAGTGCATTTCAGATTGCACTTGAGCGTGGTGAGCAACTGCAATTCGACGCGCCCGCCTAGGATCGGCTCGGGATCGGAAATGGGAGCGCACTGCGGCGCGAATTCGAGCGTGTGCGGGGTCATGAATGCTTCCTCCAAATAGAATCGAATGGGTCAGCGGCCGTGGCCGGCCAGTGTGGTCAGGAGGAAGCGCAGGGCGGGGCGGTCTTGGGCAGCGCAGTGATACCGAAACGCAGCCAGCCGGTCGCGGCTTCCGGGATGGCGCCCAGAGCACGAGCGTGAAATCTGCTCGAGAAAATGCGATCCAGCGTGGCAGTGGCAAGCATGGTGAGGAAATTATAGGCGAGTGCCCCGGTTGGAAACTTGATCCAGGTTGCCTTTGCGCAACTGCGCTTCGCCGGGGACGGTGAACAAGCCTTCGAGGCGCAGCAGCTCGTCGCGGTGTTGGCGTGCCAGTTTTTCGACCAGCCGGGCGCCTTTACGGGTGAGATGCACTTCGACCGTTCGCCCGTCGTTGCGTCCGGGACGACGTTCGACCAGTCCCAGCCGTTCACAGCGTGTGACTAGCGCCACCGTGCCATGAGGCTTGGCAACGAGGCGCTCGGCGAGTTCCCCGACGGTTGCCCAGTCGCGGCCGGGGAAGCCCTTCACATGCAGCAGCAAAAGGTATTGCAAGTTGGTGATGCCGGCGCGCCGGGTCAGCTCTTCGCTCCAATGCACGAAACGTCGCAGCTGATAGCGAAAGTGCGACAGTGTCTCGAAATCCTCTTTGGTGAACTCGACATCATTCATGACGCTCATAACCCATCCGGGGAGTTGACTGCAATCGAGATGCCAGCAAAATAATATCACGGTGTGACATAATTCATCAACCCGAACGAAGGAGATCGACATGAGCGCTACCATCGAGATGCCCGCACGCGATGCCGAAGGCTACCTGGTCGAACCAGCGGAATGGAATGAAGCGGTGGCGGCCGCGCTGGCGGAAGAGCTCGGTATCGAGCTGGGTTCCGATCACTGGGACGTGATCCGCTTCATGCGCGAGTATTACGACGAACACCAGGTCGCGGCGGATGCTCGTCATGTCATCAAGCATCTTGAGGCACGTTATCAGGGCAATGCACGTCAACGGCTGTTCGAGCTGTTCCCCTACGGTTACCCCGCCCAGGCTTGTAAGATCGCTGGCATGAAACGGCCGCGCGCTTGGAGCACGGGTTGAACCATGTCACCACCCACTTTGCACGAAATCGACGAAATCGCCTTGTCCGATGAAGACATCGTCGCGGCGATGCGTGACATTCCGGGCTATCTGGATATCAGCACCGAAGATTTCCGGCAAATCTATCACCTCGCCCATCAACGTGCGTTAGAGCACCTGATGGCAGGCCTCACTCCGGCCAGGCTGATGCGCGGCGGGATGACGCCTTTGACTGGGGATCTGGCGATGGACGAGGCCGCGCGGCGTATCGTCGCCAGCGGTGGCAAGGGCCTGCCGGTGGTCGATGCCGCTGGCCGTGTGATCGGCATCCTGACGGAAACCGACTTCCTGCGTCGGCTCAAAGCCAACAGTTTTCTCGAACTGATGCTGCGTCTGCTGACCGATCCGGCCAGTTTTTCGCATCGTTGCCACGAAACGCGGGTCGCGGACGCGATGACCACACCGGTGGTATCGATCGGCCTCGATGCCGACTTCGACGAAGTGATGCGACGCTTTGCACAGCACCCGGGTCGCAGCATGCCGGTGGTCGATGCCGCGGGACGTTTCGTCGGCATGTTGCTGCGCAAAGACTTCTTGGCTGCGCTCTATCGCCGCTCCTGCACCAGTATGGCTGCGGAAGTGGCCGGCTGACCACGTCGCGCTTGACTGGTTCCGTCCCGCCAGCGCCGATGCTGCGAGATGAGTCGGCGCCCGGCGGGACGTTTTCATTTCCGCCAGCGCCGACTTTTCATTCAGATCGGTCGCCCTTCACCCGCTTCTTCGTGGGTCTTGCCGTCGCGGATGTGATAGATGCGCTTGAAGGTCGGGATGATCTTTTCGTCATGGGTGACGACGACGATCGCGGTGCGATACTCGTGAGCCAGATCGTTGAGAATGCGCACGACGGTGAGCGCGCGCGCCGAATCGAGCGGCGCAGTGGGTTCGTCGGCGAGAATCACCGGAGCGTGATTGGCGAGCGAGCGGGCGATGGCGACCCGCTGCTGCTCGCCGCCGGAGAGCTGCGATACCGATGCGCCGGCGCGATGCGCCACATCCAGCGCGGTCAATAGCTCCAGGGCGCGTTTGCGCGCACTGGCATTGTCCTGACCGGCGAGCATCGGCAGCAGTGCGACATTGTCGGTGACATCGAGGAAGGGAATCAGATAAGGCGCCTGGAAGACGAAGCCGATCTTGTCGCGCCGCAAGGCACGCAGGTCACGGATCTTCCAGCCATCGTCATAAATCACCTCACCGGCCAGCTCCATGCGCCCGGCGGTCGGTTCGATCACTGCGCCGAGGCATTTGAGCAAGGTGCTCTTGCCCGAGCCGCTTGGGCCGACCAGGCCGACGACCTCGCCAGGCCAGACGGTCATGTCGACACCTTTCAACGCATCGACCGCGGCCTCGCCGCTACCGTAGCGTTTTTTCAGTCCGGTCAGCCGGATCGCCGGAATCTCGACCTTATCCACCGATGGCCTCCGCCGGGTCGATGCGCAGCGCGGTGCGGATGGCGACGCTGCTCGCCAGCGCGCAGATCGTCAGGACGATCACGAAACCGGTTATGGCATCCTGCGGCAGGAGCAGCACATACTTCGGGAAGGCCGGCCCCCATAGGCCGGCGGCGATGCGACCGACGAGAAAGCCGATGACGCCGAGCGCCAGCGCCTGTTGCAGGATCATTCCGGCGATGATGCGGTTCTTTGCGCCGATCAGTTTCAGCACGGCGATCTCGCGCACCTTGGCGAGCGTCATCGTGTAGATGATGAAGGCGACGATGGCCGCGGTGACGATGGCGAGGATGACGAGAAACATGCCGATTTGCTTGGCCGACGTGGCGATCAGTTTGGCGATGAGGATGTCTTCCATTTGCGCCCTGGTGTAGGCAGTCAGCCGCTTCCAGCGCTGGATTTCGTCGGCAACGATGGCAGGATCGGCGCCGGGGACAAGACGTACCAGCACCGCATTCACGTTGCGCGCCTGAGTTGCCCCGGCCTGTGCCGCTTCGAGCAGGCCCGGCACGCCAGGCCGGTTGAAGGCCGGGTTGGCGGCGGTGCGCGCACGCTCATTCACCAACGCATCGTTGTCCTTGAGGAACTGGATTTCCTGTGCGTCTTTGAGCGGCACGAAGATCATCGGGTCGCCGGAGGACGACACCAAACGACGCGTGAGGCCGACGACGGTGTAGTCGTGGCGACGAATTTTCACGCGTTCGCCGAGTTTCAGGCCGGTGCGCTCGTCGGCGATGGCTTCGTAATGGCTCTGCAAAATGGGCCGACCGGCGGTGAGATAACGCGGCGCACCTGGGCGGTGGGGGCGATCCACCTCGATGCCGACGATCATCACACGCAGGTCGTGACCGTTGTGCGTGAGCTGGATGGTCAGATAGGCGGCGTTGCCGGTTTCCGCCACACCCTCGATAGCGGCGATGCCACGCCAGACGTCGTCATGCAGACTGGAAGGTTCGGCGTAGGGGCCGAGCGTGCCTTGCTGCACCACCCACAAATCGGCGCCGCTGTTATCGACCAGTACCTGGCCGTCGTCGACCATGCCGCGAAACACGCCAGCCATGGTCAGCGTCGCGCCGATCAATAGACCCAGTCCGATGCCGGTGAACAGGAATTTGCCCCAGCCATGCAGCACATCGCGGGCGGCGAGATTGATCATCGCAGTGACTCGACCGGCTTGACACGTGTGCCGTCGCTGAGCGCCTTGGCGCTATGCACGATCACCGCATCGCCCGCGGCGAGTCCCTCGCGGATTTCGACGAATCCGTTGGCCGAGATCGCACCCGCCGTCACCGGCGCGAAGCGCGCCCGGCCTTCGACCACCTGCCAGACGCCGCTTTGCGCTCCGCGGCGTTGAAGGGCGGCCAGCGGAATCGCCAGCGCCTGCTCGATGGCCGGCAGGCGCAAGGTGACTTCCGCCAATTCGCCGATCGCAAGACCGTCAGGACGTCGATCGAAGACGACGTTGGCGATGCGTTCCTCGGTGATCGAATCGCCGTTCCAGTCGAGGCGCTCGACCCGGCCGGCGAAACGTTCATCGGGTCGTGAGCGCAGCACGATCTCGGCAGGCAGACCGACCGCGAGACCCTGCGATCGCCCCTGGTCGATGCGCACGCGCAGCCACAGCGAGGCCGGATCGACGACCTGCACGACCGATTGGCCGGCGACCACGGTCGAGCCCGGTTCGGCGAGTCTTGCGCTCACTACGCCCGCGACGGGACTGACCAGCCGCAGATGAGCGCGGCTCGATCCGGCACCGGACAATTCCGCCTGCGCGCGTTTCGCTTCGTCGATGGCAGCGGCCAACGCGGCCACTGCGGCGCTGTGGGCCGCGTCGGCCGCGGCGGCCTCGTGGGTCTTGGTATCGGCGGCCTCCTGGCTGACGAAATTCTTGCGGCGCAATTCGGCATAGCGTTCGGCGCTGTTTTTCGCCAGCCGGGCGCGACTCGCGGCCTCAAGCACCGCGGCTTGCGCCGACTGCACGCGTTTTGTCGCCGCTTCCATTGCTGCTTTGCCGGCGACGATCCGCGCATCGAGGTCGACCGGCTCCATTTCAGCAAGCAGCTGGCCGGCCGCGACCGCATCACCCTGATCGACCAACACCCGCGCGACGCGCCCGGCCAGCGTCGGACCGATCGAATAGCTGCGCCGCGCCTCGACGGTGGCGATACCGAACAACGTGCGTTCGAGTCGCATCGCGCGCGCTGTGTCGAGGGTCACCCGGACCGGGGCGAGCGGCCCCTGGGTGGTGACGATCCAGCCGAAAGCGACGAGGAAAGCCAGTGCGAGCGCGCTGAGGATCAGGCTGCGACGGGTCGGGGTTTTCATGGTCGTGCTCCGCGAAAGCCATCCATCAACAGCGGGAAGACGCGCTGCGCCGCTGCGCGCAGATCGAGCGCACCGGAAAACAAGGCGCTTTGCACCACCAGCCCTTGTACCGTACCGATGAACAACAAGGCGGCGGCTTCCTCGTCGAGTGTCGCGGGCAACTGGCCGGCCTGTTTGGCACGCATCAGCAATGACTTCACGCGTTCGCGATAACCGCCGACGATACGGCGCGCCACGCCAGAGAGCACCGAACCGCGCGGCCGCTGCAGTTCGTGGAACAGGAGGCGCGGAACACCCGGGTGGCCGGCAACGAAATCGACTTGAGCCTGGAACAATCGCTCCAGCATTTCCAGCGGCGTGCCGCCCGCTGCGATGGCGGAGTCGGCCAGTCGGCCGAGTTGCTCGCCCAGCCAATCGAACACCGCCGCCCAGATCGAGGCTTTGTCTGGAAAATGACGGAACAGCGCACCATGTGTCACGCCGATGCGCGATGCGATCGCTTGGGTGGTGATGCCCTCAGGGCCGTGTTCGCGGGCTAGATCGACGACGGCGGCGACGGTCTGCTCGCGTCTTTCCTCTGCCGAATGACGCTGGCGCGCGGTTTCGGCGGCAATGGTGGGAACGGTGATCGGCATGGTGAAAACGAAGATTTGTCGTACCGCTAAGTAAGTAACCTGTTACTATCCTACTGCAATTTTCCGTTCCACAATTTCCGGAAAGGTTACGAAATGCGTTTCCCCGATTTTTTCTCCGCCGCACCGGCGATCCGAATGCGTGATCCGCTGACGGATTTCCTTGGCGCCACTAACGATGGCGAGCTCGAATATCGTTTCGAAGATGCCGTGCGGCTTGCCGGCCACAGCTGCCCGACGGTCGCTTCAGCCTTCCTGATGACGCGTGCGGCGCTCGCAAAGCTCTATCCGGCTGAATTGCCCGTGCGCGGCGAGATTCGTGTCGATCTCGCCGACGAGCGTGATGCCGGAGTGGCGGGCGTGATCGCCAGCATCGCGACGCTCGTCACCGGTGCTGCCGGTGACACCGGCTTCAAGGGTATCGGGGGGCGATTCGATCGCCGCGAGCGGCTTTTTTTCGCCCAACCGCTCGAACACGGCAACCTGCGTTTCACGCGTCTCGACAGTGGCGCCGCCGTCGAGGTGGCCGCAGATCTGTCACGTGTGCCAGGCGACCCCCGGATGGCTGAGCTGCTGCCGCGCTGCCTATCCGGCCGCGCCAGCACGCAGGAAATGAGCACGTTTCGCAGCTTGTGGCAGGATCGCGTGCGGCTGCTGCTGCTCGAACACGCCCACGATCCGCAGACGATTCTGATCTTCCCGGTTTGAGGTGCCGTCCCGCCAGCACCGACTCTCCGAGAATGAGTCGGCGCCCGGCGGGATGTCTAAGTCTCTGACAGCGCCGACCTTACAAAGTAGGCGGCACTGGCTGGATCTCACCTATTTATGGCTAGCCTGGTGCGGCGATATGTGATAGGTCACGAACAGCAACTGCCATCAGGCACGCCAATCTTTTTCAGCATGAATGCAAGAGGACAGAAGTTGGTCAATCCACTTTGCGCCAGATTCAAACCGACGAGGACAGGTAACAACAGCCAGTATTCATGAACAAAATGAGCCAGCATCAGACCCAACAGCACCATCAAGCCAGCCACGAGATGCACGATACGATCGACAGTCATGTCCATTTCTCCATTTAGTATTGATAGCTGATTTGGAAATTGATGATGTTTTGTTTCAGCTCAATCGTGTTGGGACTGGTATTTGAGGTCACGCTGTTGTTGAAAGCGTGAACATAAGAGAGTGAGCCAATCACCTTATCACTGAATTTGCGCGACAGTCCAAACGTCAAATGTTTTTCAACAACGGCCAGAGAGCCGAAATTCTGATTGACGTCCTCGGAGCCAATTGGGGATTTGCCATAGTTGAAGCCTGCCCGAATTTGCATCATTCCGCCGATATCCTTCTGCACGCCGATCGCAAAAACCGTCTGATTGCTCCAGCCAAAATTAAAGGCTGCTGGCACTGGACTCCCGGCAGGACGTTTGACGGGTACCATATCAAGCACGTTGGCAAACCAGATTCGTTTCACATCCGCTTCAATCAGCAAATTCGAAGTGGGCTTAAACGCTATGCCAAAAGCAAGCGTTTGTGGTGCGTCCATGCGCATCGACACCTTCCCTTGGGCGGTATTCCATTCGAAATCACTCATCTTTTGCTTGCTTGACCAGGAGATGCCTAGCTGCATTTTGGAGTTGGGTTTCCAGATAGCACCTGCAGTGATACCCCAGCCGAACACCTGATTCTGAGGTAGAGAGAACAACGGATTGGCGAGCGCGAGGCTTTGGTAATTGAGATTGATGGTTCCCCCAATTGCCAAAGCATCATTGATGCGATACGCAAGACCGGG includes the following:
- a CDS encoding MarR family winged helix-turn-helix transcriptional regulator; its protein translation is MSVMNDVEFTKEDFETLSHFRYQLRRFVHWSEELTRRAGITNLQYLLLLHVKGFPGRDWATVGELAERLVAKPHGTVALVTRCERLGLVERRPGRNDGRTVEVHLTRKGARLVEKLARQHRDELLRLEGLFTVPGEAQLRKGNLDQVSNRGTRL
- a CDS encoding ABC transporter ATP-binding protein → MDKVEIPAIRLTGLKKRYGSGEAAVDALKGVDMTVWPGEVVGLVGPSGSGKSTLLKCLGAVIEPTAGRMELAGEVIYDDGWKIRDLRALRRDKIGFVFQAPYLIPFLDVTDNVALLPMLAGQDNASARKRALELLTALDVAHRAGASVSQLSGGEQQRVAIARSLANHAPVILADEPTAPLDSARALTVVRILNDLAHEYRTAIVVVTHDEKIIPTFKRIYHIRDGKTHEEAGEGRPI
- a CDS encoding CBS domain-containing protein; this translates as MSPPTLHEIDEIALSDEDIVAAMRDIPGYLDISTEDFRQIYHLAHQRALEHLMAGLTPARLMRGGMTPLTGDLAMDEAARRIVASGGKGLPVVDAAGRVIGILTETDFLRRLKANSFLELMLRLLTDPASFSHRCHETRVADAMTTPVVSIGLDADFDEVMRRFAQHPGRSMPVVDAAGRFVGMLLRKDFLAALYRRSCTSMAAEVAG
- a CDS encoding ABC transporter permease, with translation MINLAARDVLHGWGKFLFTGIGLGLLIGATLTMAGVFRGMVDDGQVLVDNSGADLWVVQQGTLGPYAEPSSLHDDVWRGIAAIEGVAETGNAAYLTIQLTHNGHDLRVMIVGIEVDRPHRPGAPRYLTAGRPILQSHYEAIADERTGLKLGERVKIRRHDYTVVGLTRRLVSSSGDPMIFVPLKDAQEIQFLKDNDALVNERARTAANPAFNRPGVPGLLEAAQAGATQARNVNAVLVRLVPGADPAIVADEIQRWKRLTAYTRAQMEDILIAKLIATSAKQIGMFLVILAIVTAAIVAFIIYTMTLAKVREIAVLKLIGAKNRIIAGMILQQALALGVIGFLVGRIAAGLWGPAFPKYVLLLPQDAITGFVIVLTICALASSVAIRTALRIDPAEAIGG
- a CDS encoding TetR/AcrR family transcriptional regulator, with the protein product MPITVPTIAAETARQRHSAEERREQTVAAVVDLAREHGPEGITTQAIASRIGVTHGALFRHFPDKASIWAAVFDWLGEQLGRLADSAIAAGGTPLEMLERLFQAQVDFVAGHPGVPRLLFHELQRPRGSVLSGVARRIVGGYRERVKSLLMRAKQAGQLPATLDEEAAALLFIGTVQGLVVQSALFSGALDLRAAAQRVFPLLMDGFRGARP
- a CDS encoding YgaP family membrane protein → MTVDRIVHLVAGLMVLLGLMLAHFVHEYWLLLPVLVGLNLAQSGLTNFCPLAFMLKKIGVPDGSCCS
- a CDS encoding efflux RND transporter periplasmic adaptor subunit, with amino-acid sequence MKTPTRRSLILSALALAFLVAFGWIVTTQGPLAPVRVTLDTARAMRLERTLFGIATVEARRSYSIGPTLAGRVARVLVDQGDAVAAGQLLAEMEPVDLDARIVAGKAAMEAATKRVQSAQAAVLEAASRARLAKNSAERYAELRRKNFVSQEAADTKTHEAAAADAAHSAAVAALAAAIDEAKRAQAELSGAGSSRAHLRLVSPVAGVVSARLAEPGSTVVAGQSVVQVVDPASLWLRVRIDQGRSQGLAVGLPAEIVLRSRPDERFAGRVERLDWNGDSITEERIANVVFDRRPDGLAIGELAEVTLRLPAIEQALAIPLAALQRRGAQSGVWQVVEGRARFAPVTAGAISANGFVEIREGLAAGDAVIVHSAKALSDGTRVKPVESLR
- a CDS encoding OmpP1/FadL family transporter, translated to MTSKSLSTNLAAVALAGITTHAAATNGDNMIGLTAIQNGMAGAVVAAPQEATTVLINPAGMAMLDIKDVRFDLGLGFLNPPRKVNGYESDSNLYMMPTGAVAFHVNDKLTLGMGLGGISGMGVDFSDTTALSGNQFVVTTKQFFKVSPGLAYRINDALAIGGTINLNYQSLALANPLFSLPQNQVFGWGITAGAIWKPNSKMQLGISWSSKQKMSDFEWNTAQGKVSMRMDAPQTLAFGIAFKPTSNLLIEADVKRIWFANVLDMVPVKRPAGSPVPAAFNFGWSNQTVFAIGVQKDIGGMMQIRAGFNYGKSPIGSEDVNQNFGSLAVVEKHLTFGLSRKFSDKVIGSLSYVHAFNNSVTSNTSPNTIELKQNIINFQISYQY
- a CDS encoding TusE/DsrC/DsvC family sulfur relay protein translates to MSATIEMPARDAEGYLVEPAEWNEAVAAALAEELGIELGSDHWDVIRFMREYYDEHQVAADARHVIKHLEARYQGNARQRLFELFPYGYPAQACKIAGMKRPRAWSTG